Below is a genomic region from Fusobacterium canifelinum.
GTTTTATGAAAAATAAAATATTTAACATTCTCTTATATATTTTTCTATTGAATAGTACTGATATTTTTTCTTTAGATAATGATATCAAAGAAATTGAACCAATTGAATCAATTCATTCTGATGAAAATGTTTCTACCTTTGTTAAAGATAATACAAAAGATGGTTCTGCAAATTCTTATGAAGAAAATTATAAATCTAAAAATTCTAATATAGTAAGTACAAATAAAGATTTAAAAAATAATAAAAAAGAGGAGGATGGCAGAGAAGATAGATTTGAAGAAATTACTGATAGAACAAATAGAATAACAGCTTTAGGTTCTGCTATGGGAGCAGTTGACTTGAGTAAAACTCCCGCTAATAAATTTAGAGTAGGAGCTGGCGTAGGCCATTCAGCTAAGAATCAAGCAGTTGCTGTAGGAATTGGCTATGCTCCAACAGAAAGATTAAGACTTAATACAAAAATATCTACTACTACAAACTCTACTAAAGCCAATAGATCAAATGGTATTTCAATAGGAGCTTCTTATGATTTAGATTGGTAAATAAAAAAGCTATTACATTTCTAATTGATTTGTAATAGCTTTCTTACTTTTTATTAATTTATCTAAAATTATGTTTCAATTTCATATTCATTTATAGGTACAGCTTAAAAACTTTTAATCTGAGTTTATGGAACAATTTCAACAGTTACTGGATTACCAGCAATAGCTGTATAAATATCATCTGTATTTAAAATATTCCATTTCCCACTTATTTTTTTCATTTGTACTTGAATATTTGTTTCAGTAAATTCTAATTTTTTTTCACTCTTTAATAATTCAGTGAAATAGTCAACAGCTTTTTGATTTATTTCTTCTTCTGTTAATTCAGCACTTGCAGTAGCTTCTAAAT
It encodes:
- a CDS encoding YadA C-terminal domain-containing protein, whose product is MKNKIFNILLYIFLLNSTDIFSLDNDIKEIEPIESIHSDENVSTFVKDNTKDGSANSYEENYKSKNSNIVSTNKDLKNNKKEEDGREDRFEEITDRTNRITALGSAMGAVDLSKTPANKFRVGAGVGHSAKNQAVAVGIGYAPTERLRLNTKISTTTNSTKANRSNGISIGASYDLDW